The Candidatus Bathyarchaeota archaeon DNA segment AACACTAGTGCCAGAGCACAGCCACAGCTATCCCCAATGGGGCATGGTAATCGAAGGAGAGATGAAACTAACCATCAACGGCAAAACAAAAACCATCAAGAAAGGCGAAGACTATCTCATCCCCGCCAAAACTAAACACCAAGCAAAATTCCTAACTAAGACAAGAGTAATCGACTTCTTTTCTGAAAAAAACAGATACAAAACCAAGACCGCCAGATAACAGTTCAGCTATGAAAATGCTCCAAATGCGCGTGCAACCATGTTGGATAAGTCATTGTTCCAATAGAGTGCATGCATAATTGTGGGGTTGCCCTAGCCTGGCAGG contains these protein-coding regions:
- a CDS encoding cupin domain-containing protein, giving the protein MDRAKSKQAYGFPTVITDLPEADMPFQGVKAWILQSEKHQLIFFEMQPTTLVPEHSHSYPQWGMVIEGEMKLTINGKTKTIKKGEDYLIPAKTKHQAKFLTKTRVIDFFSEKNRYKTKTAR